Proteins found in one Amycolatopsis umgeniensis genomic segment:
- a CDS encoding YhjD/YihY/BrkB family envelope integrity protein: protein MAKDDGAKPDEDKLLPRLRRKYSWLDHLIRANDAFTERYGNHYAAAITYFSVLSVIPILMVAFAVIGMVVAGDQTVLNQITDGINKSVPDGLRDLVGGIVGAALKSGGGIGIFGLVLALYSGVGWMTNLRDALTAQWGQEKQQLPLVSTTIKDLLSLVGLGVALAVSFGLTAAGSGIGRFLLELVGLENQGWAVFLLKVATILLGLLANTLVFLWVIARLPREHVALRSAVKGAIFAAVGFIVLQQGATLYLGSVTKSPAFTLFGPVIGLLVFANLVSRFLLFVTAWTATAKENMSTVVEPPAPVLIHPRVTVQQGPGLGAVGGAFATGALLGWLGRRKS from the coding sequence GTGGCGAAAGATGACGGCGCGAAGCCGGACGAGGACAAGCTGCTACCGCGCTTGAGGCGGAAGTACAGCTGGCTCGATCACCTCATCCGGGCGAACGACGCCTTCACCGAGCGTTACGGCAACCACTACGCCGCGGCCATCACCTACTTCAGCGTGCTTTCGGTGATCCCGATCCTGATGGTCGCCTTCGCGGTCATCGGGATGGTGGTCGCCGGCGATCAGACGGTGCTCAACCAGATCACCGACGGCATCAACAAATCGGTGCCCGACGGTCTGCGCGACCTGGTCGGCGGCATCGTCGGCGCGGCGCTGAAGTCCGGCGGCGGCATCGGGATCTTCGGCCTGGTGCTCGCGCTGTACTCCGGCGTCGGCTGGATGACGAACCTGCGTGACGCGCTGACGGCCCAATGGGGCCAGGAAAAGCAGCAGCTGCCGCTGGTTTCGACGACGATCAAGGACCTGCTGTCGCTGGTCGGGCTCGGCGTCGCGCTGGCGGTCTCGTTCGGCCTCACCGCCGCGGGCAGCGGGATCGGGCGATTCCTGCTCGAGCTGGTCGGCCTGGAAAACCAGGGCTGGGCCGTGTTCCTGCTGAAGGTCGCGACGATCCTGCTCGGCCTGCTCGCGAACACGCTGGTGTTCCTGTGGGTCATCGCTAGGCTTCCGCGCGAGCACGTCGCGCTGCGCAGTGCGGTCAAGGGCGCGATCTTCGCCGCCGTCGGGTTCATCGTGCTCCAGCAGGGTGCGACCCTCTACCTCGGCAGCGTCACGAAATCGCCGGCGTTCACCTTGTTCGGACCGGTGATCGGCCTGCTCGTGTTCGCGAACCTGGTTTCGCGGTTCCTGCTGTTCGTCACCGCGTGGACGGCGACGGCGAAGGAGAACATGTCGACCGTCGTCGAGCCGCCCGCCCCCGTGTTGATCCACCCGAGGGTGACCGTTCAGCAGGGGCCGGGGCTCGGTGCCGTCGGCGGGGCTTTCGCGACCGGAGCGCTTTTGGGCTGGCTCGGCCGCCGGAAGTCCTGA
- a CDS encoding M14 family zinc carboxypeptidase, whose product MSVFGRLVPVMVGLAVLPLVSAPAAVAAPVQACSEEPRELPINEFTDYREMVRELGRLERVSKGRVAVKEVGRSTRGRVIHQASVGTGPKVFVVSSEIHGNEKTGTDALLRILDYLGTSESRDAERLRKTITFVAVPKLNPDGAELDRRGNDLSWAEVQQRFPQLKDRPPAWNYLSDVIQGDDYRKRPGFDVNRDFNPELNYVPRAEDFPGAPDQPGWFITPEARALRSVYVSLAEQRGKVPDVYVDLHHQGACVRQEGSDRLLDVGIDYPPLPDKFFEPGQKYAKYRDVYTKDESRQLAISGFNGMTSRGFVGARYPHAADRDLPGQARCSFALNGTGTVLFEVRGQTQTLGQQHRERFTRAVMAGLYNMLRDVSTGAVEYIDPEAFDRLPGTADSAALARVLE is encoded by the coding sequence ATGTCGGTGTTCGGTCGGTTGGTTCCCGTGATGGTGGGGTTGGCGGTGCTCCCGCTCGTCAGCGCGCCCGCCGCGGTGGCGGCGCCCGTCCAGGCATGCAGTGAGGAACCGCGGGAGCTGCCCATCAACGAGTTCACCGACTATCGCGAGATGGTGCGGGAACTCGGCAGGCTCGAGCGCGTGAGCAAGGGGCGGGTGGCGGTCAAGGAGGTCGGGCGGTCCACGCGCGGCCGGGTGATCCATCAGGCGAGCGTCGGGACGGGGCCGAAGGTCTTCGTGGTCTCCAGCGAGATCCACGGGAACGAGAAAACCGGCACCGACGCGCTTCTGCGCATCCTCGACTATCTCGGCACGTCGGAGTCGCGGGACGCCGAGCGGCTGCGGAAGACCATCACGTTCGTCGCCGTGCCGAAACTGAACCCGGACGGCGCCGAACTCGACCGGCGCGGCAATGACCTGTCGTGGGCCGAGGTCCAGCAGAGGTTCCCGCAACTCAAGGACCGCCCGCCCGCCTGGAACTACCTCAGTGACGTCATCCAGGGTGACGACTACCGGAAGCGTCCCGGCTTCGACGTCAACCGAGACTTCAATCCGGAGCTGAACTACGTCCCGCGCGCGGAGGACTTCCCCGGCGCGCCGGACCAGCCGGGCTGGTTCATCACGCCCGAGGCGCGGGCGCTGCGCTCGGTGTACGTCTCGCTGGCCGAACAGCGCGGGAAGGTGCCCGACGTGTACGTCGATCTGCACCATCAAGGCGCGTGCGTCCGGCAGGAAGGCAGCGACCGGCTCCTCGACGTCGGCATCGACTATCCGCCGCTGCCCGACAAGTTCTTCGAGCCCGGCCAGAAATACGCGAAGTACCGCGACGTGTACACAAAGGACGAATCGCGGCAGCTGGCGATCAGCGGGTTCAACGGGATGACGTCGCGCGGGTTCGTCGGGGCGCGCTACCCGCATGCCGCGGATCGCGATCTGCCGGGGCAGGCGCGGTGCTCGTTCGCCTTGAACGGGACGGGGACGGTGCTGTTCGAGGTGCGCGGGCAGACGCAGACGCTCGGGCAGCAGCACCGGGAGCGTTTCACGCGCGCGGTGATGGCGGGGCTGTACAACATGCTGCGGGACGTGAGCACGGGCGCCGTCGAGTACATCGACCCGGAGGCTTTCGACCGGCTGCCCGGTACCGCCGATTCGGCCGCTTTGGCGCGGGTGCTGGAGTAG
- a CDS encoding serine hydrolase, whose product MHSAISRSLMVLVSGVLALAVTPVATAAPKPPAQAQPCANKTTPPAPIDTSEKPRPGEAVPEPLPVPPVPVGGDRMAECGLVLPKRALNPPDGSTAAAWVLQDLETGDIIAAKDPHARQRPASLIKVLLGLVVVTELPPGKVITPTKEDAEQECTCVGIAAGGQYTVDQLLHGLLMHSGNDAAHALSTVLGGVDATVAKMNSLATKIGATDTRAATPSGLDGPGMSTSAYDMSLIFHHAMRQPEFAQVVKTKSFEIPPTAGKPVITVYNDNKLLGTYPGFIGGKTGFTDDARHTYVGGALQNGHRVAVVMLRAEQRPTRVTEQAAKLLDYGIALREAKAESVGRIDYKPAESVNAEVAKPAQNADGSSNSGAAATAEDPFGTTGWIITLAVFLIIVASFVVGHQRKKALERG is encoded by the coding sequence GTGCACAGCGCTATCTCCCGGTCGCTCATGGTCCTCGTTTCCGGTGTGCTCGCCCTCGCGGTGACGCCGGTGGCCACAGCCGCGCCGAAGCCACCAGCCCAGGCGCAGCCGTGCGCGAACAAGACGACACCTCCCGCGCCCATCGACACCTCCGAGAAGCCGCGCCCCGGCGAGGCCGTACCGGAGCCGTTGCCGGTCCCGCCGGTCCCGGTGGGCGGCGACCGGATGGCCGAATGCGGGCTGGTGCTCCCGAAGCGCGCGCTGAACCCGCCCGACGGGAGCACCGCCGCGGCCTGGGTGCTGCAGGACCTGGAGACCGGCGACATCATCGCGGCCAAGGATCCGCACGCGCGTCAGCGGCCGGCGTCGCTGATCAAGGTGCTGCTCGGACTGGTGGTGGTCACCGAACTCCCGCCGGGCAAGGTCATCACCCCGACCAAGGAGGACGCCGAGCAGGAGTGCACCTGCGTCGGCATCGCCGCCGGTGGTCAGTACACAGTGGACCAACTGCTGCACGGGCTGCTGATGCACTCGGGCAACGACGCGGCGCACGCGCTTTCCACCGTGCTCGGCGGCGTCGACGCCACCGTCGCGAAGATGAACTCGTTGGCCACCAAGATCGGTGCCACGGACACGAGGGCCGCGACACCGTCCGGGCTCGACGGCCCCGGTATGTCGACCTCGGCCTACGACATGAGCCTGATCTTCCACCACGCGATGAGGCAGCCGGAATTCGCGCAGGTGGTCAAGACCAAGAGCTTCGAGATCCCGCCCACCGCGGGAAAGCCGGTCATCACGGTCTACAACGACAACAAGCTCCTCGGGACGTACCCCGGATTCATCGGCGGGAAGACCGGCTTCACCGACGACGCGCGCCACACCTACGTCGGCGGAGCGCTGCAGAACGGTCACCGGGTCGCGGTCGTGATGCTTCGCGCCGAACAGCGCCCGACGCGGGTCACCGAGCAGGCCGCGAAGCTTCTCGACTACGGCATCGCCTTGCGCGAGGCCAAGGCCGAATCGGTCGGGCGGATCGACTACAAGCCGGCGGAATCCGTGAACGCGGAGGTGGCCAAGCCCGCTCAGAACGCCGACGGCTCGTCGAACAGCGGCGCCGCCGCCACCGCCGAGGACCCGTTCGGGACGACGGGCTGGATCATCACGCTGGCCGTCTTCCTGATCATCGTCGCGTCGTTCGTCGTCGGCCACCAGCGCAAGAAGGCCCTGGAGCGCGGATAG
- a CDS encoding SCO4848 family membrane protein: protein MRISRGTSMFLLGFGVWSWIIWITFAKNLWDSDRAWAADGSPTAYFIVHAVLTVVSFVLGTVIGVIGLRTLRGAKSRDAEKADA from the coding sequence ATGCGCATTTCGCGAGGTACTTCGATGTTCCTGCTGGGTTTCGGCGTGTGGTCGTGGATCATCTGGATCACGTTCGCCAAGAACCTCTGGGACAGCGACCGCGCCTGGGCCGCCGACGGCTCGCCCACCGCTTACTTCATCGTGCACGCGGTGCTGACGGTCGTCTCGTTCGTGCTCGGCACGGTCATCGGCGTCATCGGTCTGCGCACGCTTCGTGGCGCCAAGTCACGGGATGCGGAAAAGGCTGACGCCTGA
- a CDS encoding S8 family peptidase produces the protein MSRIRRLLVPALVAAAAGSVFAAPSASAAPAPECDTASAPFNYVVLYNPRTPERKVDTELRAKCGEKVAYYPEIGVAVATSRNADFQAKIGVFRAYSGGRDVAFPPAASARSTRSAVVDTKESEETTSVAVEDDLSAQQWDMRAIQAPEANKVSGGSRSVTVGVLDSGIEPTHPALKGALDPKTSAGCNSGAPDTTPAAWAPTNSDHGTHVAGTIAGKDTARGFTGIAPGVKLASVKVVNDDGLILPEAAVCGFMWAAKHRFPVTNNSYYIDPGMFYCAKEPGDAAAFEAVRRAVTYSTGRGVLNVAAAGNSGFDPDKQTVDPNRPHPVDKSCGILPKAIDGVVNVSSIGYAGTKSSFSNYGNDVSVTAPGGDRAQLPPAGQGAGCPLSTIFNGAYGTKCGTSMASPHAAGVAALLASRYRHAPPVALRWLLEHQADTVACGTAAPVCEGPAKDNSYYGHGRVNALDAVK, from the coding sequence ATGTCCCGGATCAGACGCCTGCTCGTCCCCGCGCTCGTCGCGGCGGCGGCGGGAAGTGTGTTCGCGGCCCCGTCGGCGAGTGCCGCGCCGGCACCGGAGTGCGACACCGCGAGCGCGCCGTTCAACTACGTGGTGCTCTACAACCCGCGTACCCCGGAGCGCAAGGTCGACACCGAGCTGCGTGCCAAGTGCGGCGAGAAGGTGGCGTACTACCCGGAGATCGGGGTCGCGGTGGCGACCTCGCGCAATGCCGACTTCCAGGCGAAGATCGGCGTCTTCCGCGCCTACTCGGGCGGCCGTGACGTGGCGTTCCCGCCCGCGGCCTCGGCCCGGTCGACCCGCTCCGCCGTGGTCGACACCAAGGAAAGCGAAGAGACCACCAGCGTCGCCGTCGAAGACGATCTGTCGGCCCAGCAGTGGGACATGCGGGCGATCCAGGCTCCCGAGGCCAACAAGGTCTCCGGTGGCAGCCGCTCGGTGACCGTCGGCGTGCTGGACTCGGGCATCGAGCCCACCCACCCTGCGCTGAAGGGGGCACTGGACCCGAAGACGTCCGCGGGCTGCAACTCGGGCGCGCCCGACACCACGCCCGCCGCCTGGGCGCCCACGAACTCCGACCACGGCACGCACGTCGCGGGCACCATCGCGGGCAAGGACACCGCGCGCGGCTTCACGGGCATCGCGCCCGGCGTCAAGCTGGCCTCGGTGAAGGTCGTGAACGACGACGGCCTGATCCTCCCCGAAGCCGCCGTGTGCGGGTTCATGTGGGCCGCGAAGCACCGCTTCCCGGTCACGAACAACAGCTACTACATCGACCCGGGCATGTTCTACTGCGCGAAGGAGCCGGGCGACGCGGCCGCGTTCGAGGCCGTCCGCCGCGCGGTGACCTACTCGACCGGCCGGGGCGTGCTGAACGTCGCCGCCGCCGGTAACAGCGGCTTCGACCCGGACAAGCAGACCGTCGACCCGAACCGGCCGCACCCGGTCGACAAGAGCTGCGGCATCCTGCCCAAGGCCATCGACGGCGTCGTCAACGTCTCGTCCATCGGCTACGCGGGCACGAAGTCGTCGTTCAGCAACTACGGCAACGACGTTTCGGTCACCGCCCCCGGTGGCGACCGCGCCCAGCTGCCGCCCGCCGGCCAGGGTGCCGGTTGCCCGCTGTCGACGATCTTCAACGGCGCCTACGGCACCAAGTGCGGCACTTCGATGGCGTCCCCGCACGCCGCCGGTGTCGCCGCGCTGCTCGCGTCCCGCTACCGTCACGCGCCGCCCGTGGCGCTGAGGTGGCTGCTCGAGCACCAGGCGGACACGGTCGCTTGCGGCACCGCCGCGCCGGTCTGTGAAGGCCCGGCGAAGGACAACTCGTATTACGGGCACGGCCGCGTCAACGCTTTGGACGCGGTGAAGTAA
- a CDS encoding succinate dehydrogenase iron-sulfur subunit, translating into MTTATPEKSEAVSSDHTPITVTLKILRFNPEVDNEPHWESYDVPAQRTDRLLNLLFYVKDYIDGTFSFRRSCAHGVCGSDAMQINGINRLACKVLMKDLLSQDGKKTTITIAPIKGLTTLKDLYVDMDPFFEAYRAVKPYLIAYGNEPTRERIQSQADRDRFDDTTKCILCACCTSSCPVYWNDGSYFGPAAIVNAHRFIFDSRDEGAEERLDILNDSEGVWRCRTTFNCTDACPRGIQVTKAIQEVKRALLFKRV; encoded by the coding sequence ATGACCACGGCCACCCCCGAGAAGTCGGAGGCCGTGTCCTCCGACCACACGCCGATCACCGTCACGCTGAAGATCCTGCGGTTCAACCCCGAGGTCGACAACGAGCCGCACTGGGAGTCCTACGACGTCCCGGCGCAGCGCACCGACCGCCTGCTGAACCTGCTGTTCTACGTGAAGGACTACATCGACGGGACGTTCTCGTTCCGCCGCTCGTGCGCCCACGGCGTCTGCGGTTCCGACGCGATGCAGATCAACGGCATCAACCGGCTGGCGTGCAAGGTCCTGATGAAGGACCTGCTGTCGCAGGACGGCAAGAAGACGACCATCACGATCGCGCCGATCAAGGGCCTGACGACGCTCAAGGACCTTTACGTCGACATGGACCCGTTCTTCGAGGCGTACCGTGCGGTGAAGCCGTACCTGATCGCCTACGGGAACGAGCCCACACGCGAGCGGATCCAGTCGCAGGCCGATCGCGACCGGTTCGACGACACGACCAAGTGCATCCTGTGCGCCTGCTGCACGTCCTCGTGCCCGGTGTACTGGAACGACGGCTCGTACTTCGGCCCGGCCGCGATCGTCAACGCGCACCGGTTCATCTTCGACTCGCGTGACGAGGGCGCCGAAGAGCGTCTCGACATCCTGAACGACTCCGAGGGTGTCTGGCGCTGCCGGACGACGTTCAACTGCACCGACGCCTGCCCGCGCGGCATCCAGGTCACGAAGGCGATCCAGGAAGTCAAGCGCGCCCTGCTCTTCAAGCGCGTCTAA
- the sdhA gene encoding succinate dehydrogenase flavoprotein subunit produces the protein MQFHKYDVVIVGAGGAGMRAAIESGQRTRTAVLTKLYPTRSHTGAAQGGMCAALANVEEDNWEWHTFDTIKGGDYLVDQDAAEIMAKEAIDAVLDLEKMGLPFNRTPEGKIDQRRFGGHTRDHGKAAVRRACYAADRTGHMILQTLYQNCVKHGTEFYNEFYVLDLVLTPDENGNPVASGVVAYELATGELHVFQAKSIVFATGGAGKIFKTTSNAHTLTGDGLGIIFRKGLPLEDMEFFQFHPTGLAGLGILISEAVRGEGGILRNADGERFMERYAPTIKDLAPRDIVARSMVQEVLQGRGCGPNKDYVVLDVTHIPEETLNAKLPDIMEFSRTYLGVDPVTEPVPVFPTCHYVMGGIPTNIHGEALRDNENVIPGLYAAGEVACVSVHGSNRLGTNSLLDINVFGRRAGIAAAEYALAHDFVELPENPTTIVEEQLSGLLSEHGDERVADIRTELQKTMDSHASVYRTEDTLKQALTDVQSLKDRYGRITVSDKGKRYNTDVLEAIELGFLLELAEVLVVGALARKESRGGHAREDYPNRDDTNFMRHTMAYKEGAELSADIRLDYKPVTFTRYEPMERKY, from the coding sequence ATGCAGTTCCACAAGTACGACGTGGTGATCGTCGGCGCCGGTGGCGCCGGCATGCGCGCGGCCATCGAGTCCGGCCAGCGCACGCGCACCGCGGTCCTCACCAAGCTCTACCCGACGCGTTCGCACACCGGCGCCGCGCAGGGCGGCATGTGCGCCGCGCTGGCGAACGTCGAAGAGGACAACTGGGAGTGGCACACCTTCGACACGATCAAGGGCGGCGACTACCTGGTCGACCAGGACGCCGCCGAGATCATGGCGAAGGAAGCCATCGACGCCGTCCTCGACCTCGAAAAGATGGGCCTGCCGTTCAACCGGACGCCCGAGGGCAAGATCGACCAGCGCCGCTTCGGCGGGCACACCCGTGACCACGGCAAGGCCGCGGTGCGCCGCGCCTGCTACGCCGCGGACCGCACCGGCCACATGATCCTCCAGACGCTGTACCAGAACTGCGTCAAGCACGGCACCGAGTTCTACAACGAGTTCTACGTGCTCGATCTGGTGCTCACCCCGGACGAGAACGGCAACCCGGTCGCCTCCGGCGTCGTCGCCTACGAGTTGGCCACCGGCGAGCTGCACGTCTTCCAGGCGAAGTCGATCGTGTTCGCCACCGGCGGCGCGGGCAAGATCTTCAAGACGACGTCGAACGCGCACACCCTCACCGGTGACGGCCTCGGCATCATCTTCCGCAAGGGCCTGCCGCTGGAGGACATGGAGTTCTTCCAGTTCCACCCGACAGGTCTGGCCGGGCTCGGCATCCTCATCTCCGAGGCCGTGCGCGGTGAAGGCGGCATCCTCCGCAACGCCGACGGCGAGCGGTTCATGGAGCGCTACGCCCCCACCATCAAGGACCTCGCGCCGCGTGACATCGTCGCCCGCTCGATGGTGCAGGAAGTGCTGCAGGGCCGCGGTTGCGGCCCGAACAAGGACTACGTCGTCCTCGACGTCACGCACATCCCGGAAGAGACGCTGAACGCGAAACTCCCGGACATCATGGAGTTCTCCCGGACGTACCTGGGTGTCGACCCGGTCACCGAGCCGGTGCCGGTGTTCCCGACCTGTCACTACGTGATGGGCGGAATCCCGACGAACATCCACGGCGAAGCGTTGCGGGACAACGAGAACGTCATCCCCGGCCTGTACGCCGCGGGTGAGGTGGCGTGCGTTTCCGTGCACGGCTCGAACCGCCTCGGCACCAACTCGCTGCTCGACATCAACGTCTTCGGGCGTCGTGCGGGCATCGCCGCCGCCGAGTACGCGCTGGCGCACGACTTCGTCGAGCTGCCGGAGAACCCGACCACCATCGTCGAAGAGCAGCTTTCGGGCCTGCTTTCGGAGCACGGTGACGAGCGTGTCGCCGACATCCGCACCGAACTGCAGAAGACGATGGACTCGCACGCTTCCGTGTACCGCACCGAGGACACGCTGAAGCAGGCGCTGACCGACGTGCAGTCGCTGAAGGACCGCTACGGTCGGATCACCGTGTCGGACAAGGGGAAGCGGTACAACACCGACGTCCTCGAGGCCATCGAGCTGGGCTTCCTGCTCGAACTCGCCGAGGTTCTCGTCGTCGGCGCCCTGGCGCGCAAGGAATCCCGCGGCGGGCACGCGCGCGAGGACTACCCGAACCGCGACGACACGAACTTCATGCGGCACACCATGGCCTACAAGGAGGGTGCCGAGCTGTCCGCCGACATCCGACTGGACTACAAGCCGGTGACCTTCACCCGCTACGAACCGATGGAGCGGAAGTACTGA